The sequence below is a genomic window from Cicer arietinum cultivar CDC Frontier isolate Library 1 chromosome 6, Cicar.CDCFrontier_v2.0, whole genome shotgun sequence.
tttaacaatctcTAAACTATTGAATACTAAAATCACTTTGTTTTTATAATAGGCAGCCCTAACAATTATTTATCATGGATGTTATAATCAATAACCAATATTAAGGACAATTCTGTTAGAAGATTCACATTGGAGTTTTGACCTTAAAAGTAAAACTTATAAATGAAGGGTTCTCCCACCAAATAGACTAGTCTTTCGATTGGGTTTCCAAGGTGTAGTTCAAGTGGTTGAACTAGGACACTCAAAAGGAGGTCTACTAACATAACAACTACTAACATTTTCCTTTCCAAAAAAACTAGTCTTTCTTCAGGCTTGTGAAATTATACTCTATGAAGCACGGATAATGACAACACCGGACACAACACTAAAACCGATGCAAAGTAGATTATGCTCCTAACAGATTTGAAACAAGTATTTTGTGTTGTTGATATACTAGTATTGATTATTAGAGCACGCACAGCCATGATGAAGAAGATAACAAGACAATGAAAAGGACATGAATCATAAGGATTAAGGAGagaaggcaaaaaaaaaaacctttttgtttgtatttgtcATACAACTGACTGAGCTCCGTGTAATTTGAGTTAGTCAAGCCACTGCATCAATAAAAGCAcaattaaagaaattaaattaaggggaAAACAAGTAATCCAATTTGTTAGATCTAGAACCATGCCTAATAATCTTTGAGTGAAATGAAATGATTATTTATAAGATAAGCATACCACTGTGAGGCAACGTTGACAATCAAAAGGACCTTTCCTTTGTAGTCACCAAGATTAACATCATTTCCCTTAGCATCCTTAACAGTGAAATCGTGAATTGAATTGGGGTTTGATTGGGAAGCCATGGTGTGATCTGCTCTTAAAGTAAAGTACAAAGAGGTAGAAGTTGTAAGAAGTGGTTTAGAATTAGGTTTAGGTTTGTTTGGAAGAGAAGAGAATGAGATTGGATTGTAATAATTATTGGTGGAGAAGAagtaagaagaagaagaagaagaaagaggaGCAGCTAAGGCTAATCTTGCAGTAGAAGTTGTTAAGAGGAAGAAGCGAGTTGAAGTACAAAGCATTGAGATTTGAGAAGAAAACGGttacacaattttatactaatAGCGTCTTTCTTCCACACATAGATAGATCATAGATGTGAGTGAATTGTGAAGAGAATAACGTTTACGCGTGGAAGCTTCTAATCTCGCGTCGTGTGTGTCTAGATGTCGATGCACCTTCTTTCACATCTTTTTGGACCATTTAATCACCACTTACGTCAtccttatttttcattttccacAACTGTTCTTGTCAAAtccgatttttatttttgttaatagagttaaaataaattaaaattttattgaaatgctaccaaatttttcaaaaacattttgtGTGTTACATATCATAGAAgtttatgcaaaaaaaaaaagttttaaatttgatataaaggtatatataaatatatattttttaaaatttatattagaattttgttgttttgttttcttgAGTTTTCaacgtttaaaaaattatatttaacccatcacttattttttattggacttattaaaattattactaagtctaagttaatatttttttacttttaatctaTGTTAAGAAAATCTTAAGTGCAATTTATTATATTCTAGTTTacttttgtgatttttttatttaaaatttatataataaaacaattaaaaaaactcttttaaagtgaataaaacactctaaaattataataataataaaaatatcaacaatttttttgttgtaaagtttaaaaataaaacatcattaaccgtaatttatttacattttattttctttgcatAGTAATTATTCACCTAAAAAATATATCCTCATAATAAAACgtatacatatttataaaaataataacataaaatatttttattactaaagTGGTCTATAGTTATTTTCTTTCTACCACATCCTAAGAAAAGTTTTACATATATACAATCCAATTTTAcatggtatttttatttttaatttaatgaaataacATTTGAGCTCCcttaaaaagacaaaatataataatttgaacATAATAATCTGATTTAgtgaaattaataattttctttataacACAAAAAGTGTTTTTACGTTAAATGGGATTGGGAAGTACAACTAGTAGTAAATAAGAATGGCGTTATATTTTAAGAAGTGTAATTTGTAGAGGAGTGTGGGTAacgaagaaagaaagaaagatgaAGCTGAAAGTGTATACGGATCGTATGTCCCAGCCATCCCGTGCAATTCTTATCTTTTGCAAGTATTGTTTTTCACTTTcatttctctcttttctttattttcatttcttttacCTATATTCTGTATTTGAAATTCATACTCAAACTCCACTTCGATAGAGTCAATGGAATAGATTTTGAGGAGATCCAAATTGAACTCTCCAAACGTCAACATTTATCTCCTGAATTTCAAGGTAATCATATTCGTCTATGCAACCCCCGCACTTTTCAATATCTTTCTTTTTTCACTACTTAACTCTTCAATTTCATTTTCCTTCAGCGATTAACCCTTTCAAGAAAGTGCCTGCTATTGTTGATGGACGGTTCAAGCTATTTGAGAGGTACTTcttcaataatttcatttttaattgtgtCTGTCAGTTCTGATGCCATCTACAGAAAATTGTATCTATCCAGTTCGATTAAGTGCTTATAATCTTTCTAAGGAGCTTCTtgaaataagtaaaaaataaatttatggatACCTCATGAGTTGTTTTTGCAATTGTATACAAACACGTTGACCATGTTTGGATAAGCTATTTCTAtagcaaaagataaaataaagtcaaattgttttcatataaactataaactgttgttttcataagttatcttggagagcttatgaaaataagATGGAAATGGCTTATGGGCATGTCATAAGCTTTTTCTATAAGCTCTCTCAAACATTATGACAAGTGCTTATGTTAGTAGATAAGTTCAAATAAAGACCTCTAATACACGTGCTTATCTTGTGAGATAAACCTTAAGAATTTTTGTATAAGTTCTTCCAAATACCCCTTATAATTTGATTCTGCTAATATATTATGATTTTCTTTAATAAGGTTGTTGCTACAATTACTGACTTTTGTATTCACAAATggtttattttcttctttgcaGTCATGCAATTCTTATCTATCTTGCTTCTGCATTTCCAGGAGTTGCAGACCATTGGTTAGTATTTTCCCTCTTTTGCGATCGTCTctatgaattcaaaatattgatgTGAATGAACAGAGGCTATCCTCCAGTAAGATTCACCTTTGTGTATGCTAGTCATTCTGTACTGCAGGATTCTTTCTGTTCTCTCCATATTGGTCCCTTATTCAGTGCAGTGTACGCTTATGCTGTCCTCTTttaaaactttttgttcaattaggTATCCAGCTGATGTTTCCAGGAGAGCTAAAATTCACGCTGTGTTAGATTGGCATCACCTGAATTTGCGCCGTGGAGCAGGTGTGTTATAGCTAAAAACGGCCCTTTTGTTTATTTGCTTTCATGAATCAAATTCTACAGTGGTCTCCTTTCACTAATTTCAATGTAATCAATTCTTGTTTAGCCTGCTTGCTGGAATAGATAGCTTTATATTCTGGGGCTTATTTGGTATTtatcttttcattttcaaaGTAGTGAAGTTCAATCAAGTTAACTAAAAAATCATGGTTAAGCTTTTTAGAATATGTTCACATTGCAGATGACAGCGTATAGTAGGTTAAGTCTTTCTTTGAGCGCATTGATGACAATGTTATTTTCATTGAGTTGTATGAATCTGGTAAAGCCATGGATATTAAGGTTAATTTGTGTTCTTCTTTGCAATAATTTCTGATCAGTATTTTTCTTTGAGAATGGGTGAAGACACTGTGTTTCCTTTTGTGTGCAATTTTTCTTCCGCTTCCTCTCTTTTCATGACCTAGTCTACTTGTTTTTGTTCTAGCTGGGTATGTTCTAAATACTGTACTAGCTCCATTTTTGGGTCTACCACTTAACAAACAAGCAGCTGCTGAAGCTGAGAAAGTTTTGGTATCATCTCTGTCCACGATAGAAAACATTTGGCTTCAGGGTGATGGGCGGTACTTGCTTGGTGGCTTTCGACCTTCCATAGCAGATCTCAGTCTGGTCTGCGAAATTATGCAATTGCAGGTAAATGGGACATTTGGGAGTTCCTATAACATAAAACTTTTCATCATGACATAACTCAaggacaattttatttttctggtTGAATTCGAAGAAAATAAACTGCAGAGAGATTTTTGGTTCAGTTTGTGTTATATGGTTGAAAAATTGTATAGCATGTTTTCTGTTTGAGTCTGGTTTGGCTAAAGAGAGGAATATTTCTTACATCTAATGCTGGCCTGATTAAATTAATTCTGTTTGACTAGAAATGTGATTTGCAAGacaaaatgataatattatgaTAAACATTTTATTTGGATGCAGCTTTTAGATGAGAAGGATCATGATCGAATTCTTGGCCCGCACAAGAAAGTCCAGCAATGGATTGAGAGCACAAAAAGCGCAACAAAGCCACATTTTCATGAAGTTCACAATGTCCTCTATAAGCTCAAATTGAAGCTTTCACTGCAGAAATCTAGGCAGGCAGATGGCGATACAAAATCTGGGACTAAAGCCCCCATAATTTCAAAGATGTGACAAAAAAACCATGCTAGTTATGTACCTGTGACAGCTTTGTGTGACCAATTAGCCATGTCTAACATTATATACATATCGCTGGTACTTGGTTGCAATTGTCAGGCTTGAATCTTCGATGACGAAGTTTTTGTTGTATTAAGACTCAAAACTGAGATTGCTAAGCTTTGcagataataaatttcattgcTATTCACAGATTCAGCCAAGTTCTTAAGTGCAGATTTGACATTGCATATTAAATTTGTCGTCCAAAATATCTCAGCGGAGCTGGTAAATTGCTGTAGTATTTAGCCACGAAGAAATGACAATATAAATTACTATGCTAGGACTTGTCATCCAACAGATCATTTGGATGATAATTATACCAAGacaatcaaaatttaattcatataaatcCACCCATATAAGTTAATTTGGAATTTTCTTTCTTGAGATTGAGATTGGTTGAAGCTTGAAgtctatcttttttttaaagagacACCTGGCTTGTTGATTGTGATCTGGCTTGTTGATTGtgatttgattttttagtttttaaaaattgttataaataattttgaaaaaaatctttGAGTTTGAACATTATctgtttgatttgtttttaaattaataattagtaatatttttgtaaaacaatTTTATCAGACAAGATGgactattttttaaagaaacgTTTCAATTTCAACTATGCATTCACAATTTCGAAAAGGCATTtaagactatatatatatatatatatatatttattttggagaatatataatataaataaaattttcaaataaaataaaaatgaagaagtcgtttattttgtagaaatattttttattttttatttaaaaaaataattatctatattttcaaaaacaataaaattaagaaaaattgtttttattatttaaaaattagataTTCATTGATTAATACTTCAGAATAATTGCGTAAAAAACAAATAGTATATTACTCTTATTAGTCTGAAGTAATTAATCTGATTCTCGAAAGCAGCAAGGCAGGTGTATGATTCCGAAAATTTGAAGAATATGGGAATtgattgttattattatgagGCAAAACACAGAAAATGAAAACGATAGTAGAAATGAAATAAAAGCATTGTTGTGGTGTATACTATAGTTCCCATCCgaaacagaaaaagaaaagtaattaGAAGGGATGATGGAGAAGTTGAAGGTGTATGTAGATCGTATGTCCCAACCATCACGAGCAATTCTTATATTCTGCAGGTTGAACGGAATCGACTTTGAGGAGGTTCAAATTGACCTTTCCAAACGTCACCATCTCTCTCCTCAATTCACAGGTACAATACAGTTCATGCATATTCTTCAATTCTTTCTGCTATTCACTCACCGATTCTATTTTCCTTTCAGAAGTAAACCCTCTCCAGAAAGTACCTGCTATTCTTCATGGAAACTTCAATCTCTTCGAGAGGTAGctcatttttgttttcaaaaactattttttggttttaattcatctatgttattaattaatcatttttgttttttgttttggcAGCCATGCAATCCTTGCCTATCTTGCTTCTGCTTTTCCTGGAATTGCTGACCATTGGTTTGTTTATGGGAACCACTTCTTTTGCTTCTTATAGTTATCATAGCATGCCAACGGTTCCTTCTGCATTTCTAAATTAGGATGaatcaatacaaaataaataacttcgaATTTTATGCTGATAGGATATACGTTTTTTGCATCTAAATTTGGTCCTAGTTTCCATGCATTATTACTTTGTTGTAACGGGTTTCCTTCTTGATGGTTCAGGTACCCAACTGATGTTTTCAGGAGAGCCAAAATTAACTCCGTATTAGATTGGCATCACTCTAATTTAAGATATGGAGCAGGTGATTTACACATCTAAATCCTAAAATCTCCTGTCTCCTTTTAGTAATGTGATTTCCTTTTAGCAGATGCATTTGAGCTAGTTCTACTTCTACGGAAGCAAGCTTGACAGATAGATAGGGATTGTAACCTATGACAACTTTGACATACTTCGTCCTCTCActattataagcaaaaataacTACTTTCATTAGTATTAAGAAAATTAGTTAGGTgcaattaattttaatgatttcatgtaaaaaattccaaatttaataaattgtcTTTTTGAATGTCAAACACTCAACTACCGACATTAAATGGTTTTTATTAAAGAGTATATTAGGAATACTAGCATGAGTCAAAAGTAGTTAACTTTTGTTGGTAATAGTGACAAAGATTTGAGCCTACTTTTTTGCATATAATAGTGACTGAAGGGATTACATGTTAAGAGTCCACATTGGATGAGATATGACCTGAATATGTGTTTATAAGTGAGGGCGGTTCTCACCTTACTAGTCGGTTTTATAGGAGTTGAGTAAAGTCCAATCCAAATTCTAAGACAGTGTTAGAGTCTATCCAAGACTCATTAGCTCACTTGCTATCAGGTCTGAATATGTGTTCATAAGTGGGGGCGGTCCTTACCTCTAACTAGAAGAAAATTCAATCATATGATTATTAACTTATGCTATATTAGCATTTAAGTTTGTTCTATGGATTCTTGAGTCAGTTGAGTGCAGGTTAGCCATATTTTCAATACTTATATGGATCAGACTGGATTTAATAATTGCTTACTTGTGGAGAGCTTCATGCCATTAAGTTAAATCAAATTAGTATTTGGAAATTATTGAACAATTCATACATTCATATTACACGTTTCAAGCCAGAGAACATATTTGTTTCCCCCTAACTGGAAAAGGCAATTACATTTTGCAGTGAACTATGTAATAAATACTGTATTAGGACCTGCACTTGGTCGTCCACTGAATCCAAAAGCAGCTGCTGAAGCAGAGAAAGttttattatcttctttatcAAAACTAGAGGATATTTGGCTCAATGGAGATGGACGATTCCTTCTTGGCGCCTTTCAACCGTCTATAGCAGATCTCAGCCTGGTTTGTGAACTCACGCAACTTGAGGTAACTAAATATGACTCTGTCATTGTTGATTTTATCAGTGCTGCATCAAACCAAATTACCTAGTTAAGCAGAATGATGATCAGTACCATGATTAACTTTTCATAAATttgcaaaattttaattaaaatgtcaataaacTTAGGTTTTGGATGAGAAGGATCGGGATCGAATATTATCTCCATACAAAAAAGTTCTTCGATGGATTAAAGATACAAAAGCTGCAACAAATCCACACTTTGACGAAATGCATAATATACTTTATAGAGCTAAGAAGAAATTCCAACAGCAGCGTTCAAGGGTAGCTAAAACTGAGACTGAGACTAGCAACGAGATTGGGGGACATTCTAAGATGTGAGAGCAATGACTTCATCTTTTTTTGAGACTGACATATTAATAGTCTAAGAAGATTTTGTCAGTGAATAAGTACGGGAAGTCAGAAAAGAAATGTGGTTGTATTTGTCAACTGCATTCCCCACTTCTAGCCCAGTAACTTATATGATCACTTTGTAAATTTTGGTTGTATCTTGGTGGTCTATTATAaatgtttgaaataaaaacgAGGAACTAAACTTTATTGTATCCAACATGATcaaatttgaataattaaaatgagGTGCTTTTGCATGTGGCAATTGAGATGTGGCAATTAAGACTTTCTTTGGGTGAGAGTTTGTTTACCTTTCAATTGTTTTTACTGTAATGACTTTCTCTCGACCTCTTTACCCATCATTCTGTCACCTAAACTAAGTAAAGTCGTAAAATGTCAAACTTGAACAGTATATTTCCCTTTGCACCCATAGAGGCTAGCGAGGTGGCGACTGCAATCAGTTTCAGTCTTTGTtgttaacttaaaatattttcaaatgattCAAAATTTCTATGGATgaactttttataatgttctaaatatactagcaaaaaatcattcaaatgtttttaagttaaaaaataattaaacatatttcattttagcatagactaaaattatttgttggatAATTTTATAcgactaaaaattatattttattctacagtatctaaaattaaaaagttgaaattttGTTGATACTAAAAACACATTGAACCTAAAAATCAAAAGAGAAATAATTCAATACTgttaataaaatcatttttataattaattattataaaaaaaattcattacaataaacaaacacaaaataacttatgattatttgaaaaaaaataaaattctgacaaaaatctttaaataacgaaatgtctttttatttttatattaatatgtaagAAATGGCCCTTAAATGACCTATTAATGTGAATAAAGTCGCTTTAGGAATAGTTATTGGGTAGCTTTTAACttgttttgaatttaaaaaaaaaattaataatattattagagGATATTTTGTAAAATCCCCGCCAAAACCCGGTACTATGTATGCGTTTgctcattttaaaattaaaaaaaaaaaaaatacttggaGTTCGACGCAAATTTCTGAGTTGATTTTGGCATCTGCGCTACCAAGAGTTGGTACCCTTCTTTCTTGATCATTGCCATTTCGGTGCTTTGATTTCTCTTTAatttatctaataataataataataaaaataggatTAGGAATTGCAACGATGCTTGCATTTGTAAATTGTACTATGAGAAAGCTCATCACAAACTTCCAATTCCTGAGTTTGAAGTTTGGAGGATTTACAAATTAAGAGTCGTATTTTCAATAAAGCATATCTTCATCTTTTGGATAAACCATGGAGGATTGGAGCATTACTTGATTGCTAATGGAAATGATGTTTGTCCCATTTGGTTTGCATAGGTAAGTTatcttttcttttctattttttccaTATACTTGATAAATATGACATTTTTTAGTTCGATTCCAAGCGAGTTGCTGAGAATATAGATGTCTGTGTATATATGTTTTTACATAacactaaaatttattatgaGTTAAATCAGTAAGGTTGTTCATGCACTCGCTAGATTGATTACTGATATTTACTCAACACATTATCACGAATGAAATCCTCTAAACATCTTTTCTTAAAAGAAattcttgataaaaaaatatgataataatagTAACTACAAATTCACAATTATTTAGCTTGAATATTGTAGGACTAAGTTATTTAGTTTTAGGATCagattgtttttttaattattatcaaagaCTAATTTCTAAAAGGTCTTGTTATCAAAGTGATTTAAGGGCATTtgataaagaataaaaaatggaagtttgtataaaaataataatttgaaagttATAAATACAAGTTTCAACagattttaattgatttttttcatttctaatttttttaataagtgtcGTTAAGACATTTGTCATTTCTAAATTATTCCAAAAAATATAGAGGAAAATTGGGGTTAGAATAAATATGTctctattaatttaaaaaaaaattattaaaattgtgtttttgttttctcGGAGAACAAAGTGGATCCCACAATTTATTTTATGCAATGGTGCTAGTACAAATTACAATGTATTTTTTCACTCTACAAAAAATTAGCCACCAACCAAAGCCGCGTCTGTGCTGCAGACTGAAGACCGCATTTCCAGCCGAAGCAGTACGTTTCAGGTCTTTCTTAGGTACTGAAAAATCACTCACTCATATTTTCTTAACAGTTATTAAGGTTGTCATGGGTTTGActacttgattttgatttgaataTAAGAAGTATTGTATTTTCATACTCCAAATATGTCAAAGCTCTATTGAATTGCATATCCTCCTTATCACATTCTCTGAATGCTCTCTCTCCCACTCCGTTACtaataatttcatttcaatTGCTAATGTTCTGTAGAGTCTCTGGTTGATCCACTAGGATTCCAATCCGGGTACCCAAAATCCTCCTTCTTATGGGGCCAACTTGCTTCCACTTGACCAACACCATATTGGTGGAAACATCCAATTTTAGTAGGCTCTTTTAAGATAGTGCACCAAAAAACAAGAGACTGTATTTTTCGCATATATAAGATTTCTCTTTCATAATTAGGAGCACTCTCAATAGGGAGGTTATTACATGTAGTAACAAATAATGTAAATGTATTATAAAATTACTTCAAATATGTAGGaaggatatttttttttaagggaAATGGTAACAAACGCCCTTTGGAGCAATTGTCAAGAGtctaaatttagaaaaaatgtATTGAAATTTGTGTAATTCATACTTTAGAATCGTAAAAAGTGTAATTTGTGTAATTTTCtattcaaaagttattttttatttcttttttggttTTCTTAACAAGTGCCCTTACGGCACTTGTTAGCACTTGTTAGCATgaccttttttttaattatgggACACATTACTAAGTGTTTTATCTGCCTTCATTCAATTTCAAGATCAATTACTTACATGGAAGAGGAACGCcaaataacaaaagaaaaatatgctGCTGATATTTCCTCCATAAAGGAATCACATGCCAGAATAAAATCATTGGTTCTTAAAACTCCACTTCTCTCCTCCAGCTCTCTGAATGCCATATCAGGAAGGCAGCTCTACTTTAAGTGTGAAAATTTCCAAAAGGGGTgagatttctttattttttatgaattacacaaatatttggattatttttttactttttgggACTATATAATACTTTTCCTTCTGTATTCTATGGCCATCAGTGGAGCTTTTAAATTTAGGGGTGCCTGCAATGCCGTTTTCTCTCTCAATGATGAAGATGCTTCTAAAGGGGTTATAACACACAGCAGGTTTGTTATGTGCCGTAATTCcagtatttgttttttttaatctgaTTCTGTAAATTTATTCTTCTGATGTTGTTCTCCAAAATCAGTGGAAACCATGCTGCTGCATTGGCTTTGGCAGCAAAACTAAGGGGGATCCCTGCATACATTGTTATTCCGAAAAATGCTCCAACATGCAAAGTTGAGAATGTAAAACGGTATGGTGGTCAGGTTATCTGGTCTGAGGCCAATATGCAATCGAGGGAAGAAGTTGCAAATAAAGTGTGGCAAGAAACTGGTGCTAACTTTATACATCCTTATAATGATGGACGCATACTGAGGTACaatgtttatttttgtttgactAAATTACCTGTCAATAAACTCTATGGGGGATAATCATGGGGTGGACTCATTCTTTTCATAGCAGTCCGCCAATTAGATCATCCAGTGTATAAGTGACTAGTGAAGCACCGACATGTAGACATCAGTAGTAATTTAAGAAGATGAAagtaattgaatttaactacatgTTTTGATGTTGAACACTGACACATGTCAGACACATAACATACCTTCAATCTAAAGTGGGCGCTACATTGATTAGTCGTGCTTAAAGCTTCTTTTCATAGAAGTTCACGCCTCCCAACTCTTTAGATTTTCTTGGCATATACTATAGGTATTGATGACTTGCATTGCAATTTTTAAACCATTACTCTTTGACATGTTTGATTGTTCTTGCAGTGGCCAGGGTACCATATCCTTGGAGCTTCTGGAACAAGCACCTCAAATAGATACACTTGTGGTACCTATAAGTGGTCTGTTCACTTTTTGATGTCAAGCCATCAgccaaatatttcaaaatttgcaTTCATCTGGGTATCCTTTTCTTGATTTTCATACAAATGCAAACTGCAGGCGGCGGTTTAATATCAGGAGTAGCATTGGCTGCCAAGTCCATCAACCCGGCTATTCGCATTTTAGCTGCTGAANNNNNNNNNNNNNNNNNNNNNNNNNNNNNNNNNNNNNNNNNNNNNNNNNNNNNNNNNNNNNNNNNNNNNTAGCTGCTGACCCTAAAGGTGCTGATGATGCAGCACAATCTAAAGCGGCTGGGAGGATAATAACATTGCCTGAGACCAATACTATAGCTGACGGGCTTCGAGCATTTCTCGGAGATTTCACAtggtaaaaataaatgtttagtAATCATATTATGAACTGAAAATAAAGTTTTGTGGTCTCCTTCTGTTAATTTGTCGAGTTTGCTCTGGAGCAGGCCCGTAGTACGAGATcttgttgatgacataataacTGTGGAAGACAGTGAAATTATTCAAGCCATGAAACTGTGTTTTGAAATCCTTAAGATTGTTGTAGAACCAAGTGGAGCAATTGGCCTTGCTGCTGTTCTGTCAGAAACGTTTCAGAAAAATCCTGCTTTGAAGGATTGCAAGCATATAGGAATAGTAGTTTCAGGAGGC
It includes:
- the LOC101488996 gene encoding probable phospholipid hydroperoxide glutathione peroxidase, whose product is MLCTSTRFFLLTTSTARLALAAPLSSSSSSYFFSTNNYYNPISFSSLPNKPKPNSKPLLTTSTSLYFTLRADHTMASQSNPNSIHDFTVKDAKGNDVNLGDYKGKVLLIVNVASQCGLTNSNYTELSQLYDKYKQKGLEILAFPCNQFGAQEPGSLEEIQDFVCTRFKAEFPVFDKVDVNGDSAAPIYKYLKSSKGGLFGDNIKWNFSKFLVDKNGNVVERYAPTTSPLSIEKDLLKLLGA
- the LOC105851053 gene encoding glutathione S-transferase T1-like, producing the protein MKLKVYTDRMSQPSRAILIFCKVNGIDFEEIQIELSKRQHLSPEFQAINPFKKVPAIVDGRFKLFESHAILIYLASAFPGVADHWYPADVSRRAKIHAVLDWHHLNLRRGAAGYVLNTVLAPFLGLPLNKQAAAEAEKVLVSSLSTIENIWLQGDGRYLLGGFRPSIADLSLVCEIMQLQLLDEKDHDRILGPHKKVQQWIESTKSATKPHFHEVHNVLYKLKLKLSLQKSRQADGDTKSGTKAPIISKM
- the LOC101488655 gene encoding glutathione S-transferase T1-like, with protein sequence MMEKLKVYVDRMSQPSRAILIFCRLNGIDFEEVQIDLSKRHHLSPQFTEVNPLQKVPAILHGNFNLFESHAILAYLASAFPGIADHWYPTDVFRRAKINSVLDWHHSNLRYGAVNYVINTVLGPALGRPLNPKAAAEAEKVLLSSLSKLEDIWLNGDGRFLLGAFQPSIADLSLVCELTQLEVLDEKDRDRILSPYKKVLRWIKDTKAATNPHFDEMHNILYRAKKKFQQQRSRVAKTETETSNEIGGHSKM
- the LOC101488331 gene encoding serine racemase — protein: MEEERQITKEKYAADISSIKESHARIKSLVLKTPLLSSSSLNAISGRQLYFKCENFQKGGAFKFRGACNAVFSLNDEDASKGVITHSSGNHAAALALAAKLRGIPAYIVIPKNAPTCKVENVKRYGGQVIWSEANMQSREEVANKVWQETGANFIHPYNDGRILSGQGTISLELLEQAPQIDTLVVPISGGGLISGVALAAKSINPAIRILAAEPKGADDAAQSKAAGRIITLPETNTIADGLRAFLGDFTWPVVRDLVDDIITVEDSEIIQAMKLCFEILKIVVEPSGAIGLAAVLSETFQKNPALKDCKHIGIVVSGGNVDMALLWDSLNK